In one window of Fodinibius salicampi DNA:
- a CDS encoding ABC transporter ATP-binding protein translates to MIEIRNLSKSFGSNLVWEDISFKIAEGETVAIIGRSGCGKSVLVKHLNALIYPDSGEVIIDDKNIFELEYVELRKMRQRFGVLFQGSALFDSLNTAENIAFPLHYFSDLTDKEISEKVEEALEMVNLAGTGDRSPAELSGGMRRRVALARATILQPDFLIYDEPTSGLDPQTSEEINQLIIYMAENLNITSIVVTHDIHSVLKIADNVVFLENKGLCWYGTVEEMRESDNKELMDFITASEYKI, encoded by the coding sequence ATGATAGAGATTCGTAATCTTAGCAAAAGTTTTGGTTCTAACCTTGTTTGGGAAGATATTTCCTTTAAAATTGCAGAAGGAGAAACTGTAGCTATTATAGGTCGCTCCGGATGTGGGAAATCAGTATTGGTTAAGCATCTGAATGCGCTCATCTATCCGGATTCCGGAGAGGTAATCATTGATGATAAAAATATTTTTGAGCTTGAATATGTAGAGTTGCGTAAGATGCGTCAACGATTTGGCGTTCTTTTTCAGGGGTCGGCCTTGTTCGATTCACTGAATACGGCTGAAAACATTGCTTTTCCGTTGCATTATTTCTCTGATTTAACGGACAAAGAAATTTCCGAAAAAGTAGAAGAAGCTCTGGAAATGGTTAACTTGGCAGGTACGGGCGATCGATCACCAGCTGAGCTTTCGGGGGGAATGCGCCGCCGGGTTGCCTTGGCACGGGCAACGATTTTACAGCCCGATTTCCTGATTTATGACGAACCTACATCGGGACTGGATCCGCAAACATCAGAAGAAATAAACCAGTTAATTATTTATATGGCGGAGAATTTGAATATTACCTCCATCGTTGTAACGCACGATATCCACAGCGTACTGAAAATTGCTGATAACGTAGTTTTTTTAGAGAATAAGGGATTGTGTTGGTATGGTACGGTTGAGGAGATGCGAGAAAGTGATAATAAGGAACTAATGGATTTTATAACAGCCAGCGAATATAAAATTTAG
- a CDS encoding MlaD family protein produces MKISNELKVALTILVALLISVLGYRIMGDMPLFRQSKIMYTQFEKADGLTPGSYVYINGVKVGSVKGMSLVEGDSVRVTMSFGLDTEIPVDSEAHLRSSGLLDEKAIVVRRGNSDQYLEHNDRMKGVYESGMMEVLSQEGRQLSEDVSESFGKLNNLLEELNTLFDEEAQAKVDTTLTNIQSTTDEISTLFRNKRSDLEQSITHAQQFLANVDTVSTRNKERIDSVMVGLEGTVQELEVLSRDLTETNKQLQEILVKINDGEGSLGKLVNDPTLYENLEGLSGEMEKLIKNINEDPGKYLKHMRLIEVF; encoded by the coding sequence TTGAAAATTAGTAATGAATTAAAGGTCGCACTAACAATTTTGGTTGCTCTGCTGATATCAGTATTGGGCTACCGTATAATGGGAGATATGCCTCTCTTTCGCCAGTCAAAGATAATGTATACCCAGTTTGAAAAGGCAGACGGACTTACTCCGGGAAGTTATGTTTACATTAATGGCGTCAAGGTTGGTTCTGTTAAAGGGATGTCACTCGTTGAAGGAGATAGCGTAAGGGTAACAATGAGCTTTGGTTTGGATACGGAGATACCGGTAGATTCGGAAGCACACCTTCGTTCCTCCGGTCTTCTGGATGAAAAGGCAATAGTCGTTAGACGGGGAAATTCAGATCAGTATCTGGAACACAATGACCGGATGAAAGGCGTTTACGAGAGTGGAATGATGGAAGTTCTCAGCCAGGAAGGCCGCCAGCTCAGTGAGGATGTTTCTGAGTCGTTTGGAAAGTTAAACAACCTGCTTGAAGAGCTAAATACACTTTTTGATGAGGAAGCCCAGGCAAAAGTGGATACTACACTAACCAATATACAAAGTACTACAGATGAAATTTCTACCCTTTTCCGGAATAAGCGGTCCGATCTGGAGCAAAGCATTACACATGCTCAGCAATTTTTAGCCAACGTAGATACGGTAAGTACTCGAAATAAGGAACGGATTGATTCTGTGATGGTGGGTTTGGAAGGAACTGTCCAAGAGCTTGAGGTTTTGAGCCGGGATCTAACAGAAACTAATAAGCAGCTGCAGGAGATTCTGGTAAAAATTAATGACGGAGAGGGAAGCCTTGGCAAATTGGTGAATGATCCAACTCTTTATGAAAATTTAGAGGGGCTTTCAGGAGAAATGGAGAAGCTCATCAAAAATATCAACGAAGATCCTGGGAAATACCTGAAGCATATGAGGCTCATCGAGGTTTTTTAA
- a CDS encoding SurA N-terminal domain-containing protein, protein MGVMDKMRQSTGVILWVLIISFGLLWVLADTQFFDAIMQGPRSLGSVNGEEISIEEYNNRISYYIEQYSQQTGNSVDPETRANFEERAWNEVVTGKLLQQKMNDLGIKVTDQEVVDMIMGENPDPFIRQQFQGEDGTIDRVALRTAIESPENRELWIAIEDQMRQKRRQQKMNSYLQSSMEVSQYEIEQEYIRRNTTADIAFVRFPYADVAESEISVTEDDLREYYNNNSSQFEREETYQFSYVSFDKTPTAQDTARTFQEMEDLREDFAQAENDSLFLSNYQSTTEYSVRTVEEENIRDLFTPVIDLEVGEVSEVIAEQGRLYLLKKVGESGSEVSFVVFSMDIIADPVNTVDERAKEADDFSFFAEEDGFEGEAERRGLEEQETSATKGSGFIPGIGESQQVMSFLESASEGEISGALELSNQFVVIKVDEIVPAGVRPFEEVQEQIRSIVTTQKRKQQLHERVEGLLEQNDDLTSLAESAGKEVSSAESIAMNASNIPGAGREPKVVGAIFGLEEGNLSGAIEGNSAVFVVRVETLQEADSSNMTQSQRQEIRDTLRQQKGAAFMNTWIEQLRENADIVDNRSRVLRG, encoded by the coding sequence ATGGGTGTAATGGATAAAATGAGGCAAAGTACCGGTGTAATCTTATGGGTACTTATTATCTCATTCGGATTATTATGGGTGCTGGCCGATACCCAGTTTTTTGATGCAATTATGCAAGGGCCCCGATCTTTGGGTTCGGTAAATGGAGAAGAGATTTCAATTGAGGAATATAATAATCGTATCAGCTATTATATTGAGCAGTACTCTCAGCAAACCGGCAATTCTGTAGATCCTGAAACAAGGGCTAATTTTGAGGAGCGTGCCTGGAATGAAGTAGTAACGGGGAAGCTTCTCCAGCAGAAAATGAATGATCTGGGTATTAAGGTTACGGACCAAGAGGTGGTGGATATGATTATGGGCGAAAACCCTGATCCGTTCATTCGCCAGCAATTCCAGGGTGAGGACGGTACCATAGATCGTGTGGCACTTCGTACGGCTATCGAATCACCCGAAAACCGGGAGCTGTGGATTGCTATAGAGGATCAGATGCGTCAAAAACGACGCCAGCAGAAGATGAATAGCTATCTGCAGTCTTCGATGGAAGTTAGTCAATATGAGATTGAACAAGAGTATATCCGGAGAAATACTACCGCTGATATTGCTTTTGTGCGGTTCCCATATGCAGATGTAGCAGAAAGTGAGATTTCTGTAACCGAAGATGACCTGCGAGAGTACTACAATAATAATTCGAGTCAGTTTGAACGCGAGGAGACCTATCAGTTTAGCTATGTAAGCTTTGATAAGACGCCGACTGCTCAGGATACGGCTCGCACATTTCAGGAGATGGAAGACTTGCGAGAGGATTTTGCCCAAGCTGAAAATGATTCGCTGTTTTTAAGTAATTATCAATCTACGACAGAGTATTCAGTCAGAACCGTAGAGGAAGAGAACATACGTGACCTCTTTACACCCGTTATTGATTTAGAAGTAGGAGAAGTCAGCGAAGTGATTGCGGAACAGGGTCGTTTATACCTGCTTAAGAAAGTTGGTGAGAGTGGTTCCGAAGTCAGCTTTGTAGTTTTTAGTATGGATATTATTGCCGATCCTGTTAATACGGTCGATGAACGGGCAAAAGAGGCAGATGACTTTAGCTTCTTTGCCGAGGAAGACGGCTTCGAAGGAGAGGCCGAGCGGCGCGGGCTCGAGGAACAGGAAACTTCAGCAACAAAAGGCTCAGGGTTCATTCCGGGTATTGGAGAGAGTCAACAGGTGATGAGCTTCCTTGAAAGCGCAAGCGAAGGCGAAATTTCGGGTGCGCTCGAACTATCTAATCAGTTTGTAGTTATCAAGGTGGATGAAATTGTACCTGCCGGAGTACGTCCGTTTGAGGAAGTTCAAGAACAGATTCGTTCAATAGTAACCACACAAAAGCGCAAGCAGCAATTACACGAACGTGTTGAAGGTCTGTTGGAACAAAATGATGATTTAACTTCTCTGGCTGAGTCTGCCGGGAAGGAAGTTTCATCAGCAGAGAGTATTGCAATGAATGCCTCAAATATACCGGGGGCTGGACGTGAACCGAAGGTTGTTGGAGCCATATTTGGGCTTGAAGAAGGGAATCTATCCGGCGCTATTGAAGGCAACAGTGCTGTTTTTGTTGTTCGAGTGGAGACCCTGCAGGAAGCCGATTCCAGTAATATGACGCAATCGCAGCGGCAAGAAATTCGTGATACGCTTCGCCAACAAAAAGGAGCAGCCTTTATGAATACATGGATTGAGCAGCTGAGGGAGAATGCAGATATCGTAGATAACCGTTCCCGGGTGTTAAGGGGCTAG
- the ribD gene encoding bifunctional diaminohydroxyphosphoribosylaminopyrimidine deaminase/5-amino-6-(5-phosphoribosylamino)uracil reductase RibD: MTNKDEKWMKLALEIAEHGAGHVSPNPMVGCVIISAEGKKIGQGYHERYGQAHAEQNAVDDIADPDLLKNATVYVTLEPCAHQGNTPPCCEMLATLPIDRVVVAMEDPTPKVAGKGIEYLRNHDITVDVGVLEEEAKRLNEFFLYHQAFNRPFVTLKIAQTLDGYIAAPDGNSEWITGTQSRTLVHEWRSRYDAVMVGRNTALLDNPRLTVRHVEGRQPHRIVIDGPLDLPDDLNLFTDQYEENTIVLTHNEEKFTNEADPMLSILKSDYFRGKTLLIDEKEGHTDLKKSLIELGKLPLTSILVEGGQNLNSALLSEQLVDKVECFIAPKMLGGGTKSVLGVGINRMEEVMEFREVKWRQVGQDLLFTGYF, encoded by the coding sequence ATGACCAACAAAGACGAAAAGTGGATGAAATTGGCCCTTGAAATTGCAGAACACGGGGCCGGGCATGTTTCACCTAATCCTATGGTTGGTTGTGTCATTATATCTGCCGAGGGAAAAAAAATTGGGCAGGGATATCATGAACGATACGGACAGGCCCATGCAGAACAAAATGCTGTGGATGATATCGCTGATCCCGACCTGTTGAAGAATGCTACGGTTTATGTAACGCTTGAGCCTTGTGCTCATCAGGGGAACACGCCCCCCTGTTGCGAGATGTTGGCGACCCTTCCTATTGATCGCGTAGTAGTGGCAATGGAAGACCCTACCCCCAAAGTAGCCGGCAAGGGAATAGAGTACTTGCGCAACCATGATATTACTGTTGATGTGGGAGTACTCGAAGAGGAAGCAAAGCGGCTAAATGAATTTTTCTTGTATCATCAAGCGTTTAACCGACCGTTTGTAACCCTCAAGATTGCTCAGACACTGGACGGTTATATCGCTGCGCCGGATGGAAATTCGGAATGGATCACTGGTACACAATCCCGAACATTGGTCCATGAGTGGCGCAGCCGGTATGATGCGGTTATGGTGGGACGTAATACGGCTCTGCTAGATAATCCCCGCCTTACAGTGCGACATGTAGAGGGACGTCAGCCTCATCGGATTGTGATAGACGGTCCTCTGGATTTACCGGATGATCTAAATCTTTTTACTGATCAATATGAGGAAAATACCATTGTGTTGACCCATAATGAGGAAAAGTTCACCAATGAAGCCGATCCAATGCTTAGTATACTAAAGTCGGATTATTTTCGAGGTAAAACCTTGCTTATTGATGAAAAGGAGGGGCATACTGACCTTAAAAAATCGCTTATAGAGCTGGGGAAATTGCCTCTTACATCTATTTTGGTAGAAGGAGGACAAAATCTAAATTCTGCACTGCTAAGTGAGCAGCTGGTTGATAAGGTGGAATGCTTTATAGCTCCTAAGATGTTAGGAGGAGGAACAAAGTCGGTGCTGGGCGTTGGCATCAACAGGATGGAAGAGGTTATGGAATTCAGGGAAGTGAAATGGCGACAGGTAGGCCAGGATTTGTTGTTTACAGGATACTTTTAA
- a CDS encoding riboflavin synthase → MFTGIIQEVGTIARVKDLQGGKELTIACEFSDQLQVDQSISINGVCHTVTAFDEYGFTVQSVEETLRKTNIGDLAQNDPVNLERSLHPDQLLDGHLVQGHVDAVGTIEKIDQEGTDYLFTISYPDEYQSLIVGRGSISVDGISLTVANEKDCQFTIAIIPYTYNHTNLNARETGDSVNLEFDVLGKYVVKYMESRED, encoded by the coding sequence ATGTTTACAGGAATAATACAAGAGGTTGGTACGATTGCGAGGGTAAAGGATTTGCAAGGTGGCAAAGAGCTCACTATTGCGTGTGAATTTTCAGACCAGCTTCAGGTCGATCAAAGTATCAGCATCAATGGGGTATGCCACACCGTAACTGCGTTTGATGAATATGGCTTTACGGTACAAAGCGTAGAAGAAACGCTCCGTAAGACCAATATTGGTGATCTGGCGCAGAACGACCCGGTTAATTTAGAGCGCTCGCTCCACCCCGATCAATTACTGGATGGGCATTTGGTGCAGGGACATGTAGATGCAGTTGGTACCATTGAAAAGATAGATCAGGAAGGGACCGATTATCTGTTCACTATCTCCTATCCGGATGAATACCAATCTCTTATTGTAGGGCGCGGAAGTATATCTGTGGATGGTATCAGCCTTACCGTGGCAAATGAAAAGGATTGCCAATTTACTATTGCCATTATTCCCTATACCTATAATCATACGAACTTGAATGCCAGAGAAACAGGAGATTCCGTAAACCTGGAGTTTGACGTTCTGGGGAAATACGTTGTGAAATATATGGAAAGCCGGGAGGATTAA
- a CDS encoding putative LPS assembly protein LptD, with protein sequence MTFAPTVKGQDRGRPETPRTDPSSQQRQQRQQQQQGQGGGIPNQPEQEGQINFQSSDSLVFVFDTSRTATLYGSASVTHTSGQLKAGKVSMDIDNNLVSANTQTPEDTLSKPVLVRENDEVRSDRIDYNYKTEKGRFEVARVNIQDGNIIGTRVKKTGPHVIFLEDAIYSTCTLDHPHYYIKADRMKVVDEEKVFFERARLYILDIPYPLVFPFGYLPGRFDRQQSGLLEPTYAFQNKQTRGLGLQNLGWFQYFNDYITGQASVDIFTSGTYFVDAQTNYRLRNKFNGGIQIGYSKERQGLEPTDPDFSTSVQKRLSISHQQDISPYASFNANINLRTADYFQQNSYDPTDRAETSTSSNINYRYRHPENLYNFNVSVRQNQNFKTNRTRLSGPDMNFSLKRFSPFENSQTTSQNSKWYENISLSYQNTFDSEFDYSPIRQDSARYNWFEALRDPAKYEEATGNSEHYEFGFRQQADISLGQILSSRFVNLSANANYNEYWFPQTTRKFFNPDSNRVEEERVRGFTTARDFSTGLNFSTTVYGLMNANIGNFESFRHTIRPSLSLTYRPDFSNDFWGFYRTVQTDTTVQADGTVPTQRYSIFENEVFSGPGQGEQRALGFSIDNTFEGKQVKRDSTGEKQENVVRLIDRLSLSSSYNFAADSIKLADLNTSFSAKIIDGMNIRANARFNFYERNERGRKIDKFLLTNSGKPFEMTQFSASTSYSFDWGRSSGLQTSNREPSYPEYYDPLNQSIFHPVDPHFNRQPVQDFSSPLSFSVNLSYRWNLNPTGSNNTSATINASNINLKLTPKWDFRTQIGYDFVRKELTPSQFSLNRRLHCWNLSFTMNPFGESQYYFFSLRIDAGRLQGIIQKLPILNNLERSSSPTGRGAPRGF encoded by the coding sequence TTGACTTTCGCACCAACCGTAAAAGGTCAGGATAGAGGCCGGCCAGAAACCCCACGCACAGATCCCAGCAGCCAACAGCGCCAGCAACGGCAACAGCAGCAACAAGGGCAAGGAGGAGGCATTCCGAACCAGCCCGAACAGGAAGGACAGATAAACTTTCAATCAAGTGATTCACTGGTTTTTGTTTTTGACACCAGCCGCACAGCTACGCTCTATGGGTCAGCATCGGTCACCCATACTTCCGGGCAGCTAAAGGCGGGGAAGGTGTCAATGGATATTGATAATAATCTTGTGAGCGCCAATACCCAAACACCGGAAGATACTCTTTCAAAACCAGTTCTAGTCCGTGAAAATGACGAGGTGCGTAGTGATCGCATTGATTATAATTACAAAACTGAGAAAGGTCGATTTGAAGTAGCTCGGGTAAATATCCAGGATGGCAATATTATCGGAACCCGGGTAAAAAAAACAGGCCCCCACGTTATCTTTCTGGAGGATGCCATCTACTCCACCTGTACGCTCGATCACCCGCACTACTATATCAAGGCAGACCGTATGAAGGTAGTGGATGAGGAAAAAGTCTTTTTTGAGCGGGCTCGCCTATATATACTGGATATTCCCTATCCGCTTGTTTTTCCTTTTGGGTATTTACCCGGGCGGTTTGACCGGCAGCAATCGGGACTCCTGGAGCCTACTTATGCTTTTCAAAATAAGCAAACAAGGGGCTTGGGACTTCAAAACCTAGGGTGGTTCCAATATTTTAATGATTATATAACAGGGCAAGCTTCAGTCGATATCTTTACCTCGGGCACTTATTTTGTAGATGCGCAAACAAATTATCGTCTCCGCAACAAATTCAACGGCGGTATTCAGATAGGATATTCTAAAGAACGTCAGGGGCTGGAGCCAACGGATCCCGACTTTTCAACCAGCGTACAGAAAAGACTTAGCATTTCTCACCAGCAGGATATTTCTCCCTATGCCAGTTTTAATGCCAATATAAACCTGCGTACCGCCGACTATTTCCAACAGAATTCTTACGATCCCACTGATCGGGCAGAAACCAGTACCAGCTCTAACATTAATTACCGTTATCGACATCCGGAGAACCTCTATAATTTCAATGTTTCTGTCCGCCAAAATCAAAATTTCAAGACGAACAGAACGCGTCTCTCCGGACCTGACATGAATTTCAGCTTAAAACGTTTTTCTCCTTTTGAGAACAGTCAGACGACCTCCCAAAATTCTAAGTGGTACGAAAATATTTCATTAAGCTATCAAAATACCTTTGACTCGGAGTTTGACTACTCTCCGATCCGCCAAGACTCTGCCCGCTACAATTGGTTTGAAGCCCTTCGGGATCCTGCTAAATACGAAGAGGCCACGGGCAATTCTGAACATTATGAATTCGGGTTTCGCCAGCAAGCCGACATCAGCTTGGGACAAATTTTATCCAGCCGCTTTGTTAACTTGAGCGCTAATGCCAATTATAATGAATACTGGTTTCCCCAAACAACGCGAAAGTTTTTTAATCCCGATTCCAACCGGGTCGAAGAAGAGCGAGTAAGAGGATTTACGACAGCGCGTGATTTTTCAACAGGTCTGAATTTCTCCACGACCGTTTATGGACTTATGAATGCCAATATCGGCAACTTTGAGAGCTTCCGGCATACGATACGTCCTTCCCTGTCCCTCACCTATCGTCCCGACTTCAGCAACGATTTCTGGGGTTTTTACCGCACTGTACAAACGGATACCACAGTACAAGCGGATGGAACCGTGCCCACCCAGCGTTACTCAATTTTTGAAAACGAAGTGTTTAGCGGTCCGGGACAAGGTGAACAACGGGCGCTTGGATTTAGTATCGACAATACTTTTGAAGGAAAGCAAGTTAAACGCGATTCCACGGGTGAAAAACAAGAGAATGTCGTCCGGCTAATCGACCGGCTCAGCCTTAGCTCAAGCTATAACTTTGCTGCCGACAGTATTAAACTGGCTGACTTAAATACATCATTTTCTGCAAAAATCATTGATGGCATGAACATACGGGCCAATGCACGGTTTAACTTTTATGAGCGCAATGAACGGGGAAGAAAAATTGACAAATTTTTGCTGACCAATTCGGGCAAACCCTTTGAAATGACTCAATTCTCAGCCAGTACCAGTTATTCCTTTGATTGGGGCAGAAGTAGCGGTCTTCAAACCAGTAATCGGGAGCCAAGCTACCCAGAGTATTACGATCCGCTTAACCAAAGCATATTTCACCCGGTTGATCCCCACTTCAACCGACAACCTGTGCAGGATTTTAGTTCCCCCTTATCCTTTTCCGTCAACCTCAGCTACCGCTGGAATTTGAATCCCACGGGATCAAACAATACCTCTGCCACAATAAATGCCAGTAATATTAATCTAAAACTGACACCCAAGTGGGATTTCCGTACTCAAATTGGCTATGACTTTGTACGTAAAGAATTGACTCCCTCCCAATTTTCCCTTAACAGGCGCCTGCATTGCTGGAATCTTTCATTTACTATGAATCCCTTTGGAGAATCACAGTATTACTTCTTTTCCCTCCGCATTGATGCTGGTCGCCTGCAAGGAATTATTCAAAAACTTCCGATCCTCAATAACCTTGAACGAAGCTCAAGTCCCACCGGTCGTGGAGCACCACGCGGATTTTAA
- a CDS encoding FtsB family cell division protein — protein MNLQHFNPLRWRKSFLGLILGGFLFIWFAFIDTYSIWTRIQLNHQMNDLQEKKQELQEETHILREKIDKLKTDPNLLERIAREEYGMKREGETVYKIKEVD, from the coding sequence ATGAATCTTCAGCATTTTAATCCACTTAGATGGCGAAAATCATTCCTCGGACTCATCCTTGGAGGATTCCTATTCATATGGTTTGCATTTATTGATACTTATAGCATATGGACGCGAATTCAACTCAACCACCAGATGAATGATCTTCAGGAGAAGAAACAGGAGCTGCAGGAAGAAACCCATATCCTTAGAGAGAAAATTGATAAATTAAAAACCGATCCCAATCTCCTGGAACGAATTGCACGAGAAGAATATGGCATGAAAAGAGAAGGAGAAACGGTATACAAAATAAAGGAAGTGGATTAG
- a CDS encoding YraN family protein: MSNKSTREIGREGEELAAAYLESKGYTILDKNYHFMQAEVDIVAYDNEACIVFVEVKKRSSNRYGEPEEYIDQEKKENIYKAAEAWIYERKMDGAPIRFDVISIIQKSNEAPHIKHFERAFTPGRN, from the coding sequence ATGAGTAACAAGTCTACAAGAGAAATCGGCCGCGAGGGAGAGGAATTAGCTGCGGCCTATCTTGAATCCAAGGGATATACTATCCTGGATAAAAACTATCACTTTATGCAGGCAGAAGTGGATATTGTAGCCTATGATAATGAAGCATGTATTGTGTTTGTTGAGGTTAAAAAACGATCTTCCAACCGGTACGGAGAGCCCGAAGAGTATATTGACCAGGAAAAGAAGGAAAATATTTATAAAGCGGCCGAAGCCTGGATATATGAACGAAAAATGGATGGGGCCCCTATTCGATTTGACGTTATCTCCATTATCCAAAAATCAAATGAAGCCCCGCATATTAAACATTTTGAGCGCGCCTTTACTCCCGGACGAAATTAA
- a CDS encoding GbsR/MarR family transcriptional regulator, producing the protein MPPKRSQIHEEALERFVLLWGEMASAWGINKTMAQIHALLYAETDPLDTDAIMNQLDISRGNANMNLRNLLQWDLIHKVHFKGNRKDYYTAEKEVWNIVSTIIRERQQREVAPITQNLNECLQLFEKKEQLSEEEEAFKERIENFTDFLNMFDRFTEALLPYINKRNLKFLKHLVKLAEMKHSISDSSTSSTEGNNINE; encoded by the coding sequence TTGCCTCCCAAGCGCTCTCAAATACATGAAGAAGCTTTAGAACGATTCGTATTGCTTTGGGGGGAAATGGCATCGGCTTGGGGCATCAACAAGACCATGGCGCAAATTCATGCCTTGCTCTATGCAGAGACTGATCCTTTGGATACGGATGCCATTATGAATCAACTGGATATCAGCCGGGGAAATGCCAACATGAATCTCCGGAATCTCCTGCAGTGGGACCTCATTCATAAAGTCCATTTCAAGGGAAATAGAAAAGACTATTACACGGCTGAAAAGGAAGTCTGGAATATCGTTTCTACTATCATCAGAGAACGACAGCAGCGCGAGGTAGCGCCCATTACACAAAATCTGAATGAATGCCTGCAGCTTTTCGAAAAAAAGGAACAACTATCGGAGGAGGAAGAAGCATTCAAGGAACGTATAGAAAACTTTACCGATTTTCTGAATATGTTCGATCGCTTTACCGAAGCCTTGCTACCCTATATCAACAAGCGCAACCTGAAATTCCTAAAGCACCTGGTGAAACTGGCTGAGATGAAGCATTCTATTTCCGACAGCAGTACCTCATCAACAGAAGGAAATAATATAAATGAGTAA
- a CDS encoding FmdB family zinc ribbon protein, with product MPTYKYKREDGTTFEIKQSINDDALEECPETGQKVKRVISGGGGVVYKGDGWYVTDYKDSDRKEKRAKAAEKNNGNGEASKASENSSSST from the coding sequence ATGCCTACGTATAAATACAAGCGAGAAGACGGAACCACCTTTGAAATTAAACAAAGTATTAATGACGATGCATTGGAGGAATGTCCCGAAACCGGCCAAAAAGTGAAGCGAGTCATCTCTGGCGGGGGCGGAGTTGTATATAAAGGCGATGGCTGGTACGTTACCGATTACAAAGATAGCGACCGAAAAGAAAAACGTGCCAAAGCTGCTGAAAAAAACAACGGCAATGGAGAAGCTTCCAAAGCATCCGAAAATTCCAGCAGCAGTACATAA
- a CDS encoding pyridoxal phosphate-dependent aminotransferase, with translation MISKRAQAVAPSATLKISAKAKELQRQGVSIISLSAGEPDFPTPRHVCDAAINAINEGFHGYTMNTGTPELRESISDKLQRDNSLSYDPSQIVCTNGAKQALGFSMLAMLDEGDEVIIPAPYWVSYPEMVKVAGATPVTIRTSFENNYRMSADQLEKAITDQTKAVMLCSPSNPTGTCYTAEELETLADVLRKHPQVTIISDEIYEYIVFEEDHVGILNVAPDLKDRTVLINGFSKGFAMTGWRLGYLAAPQEFADAVAKIQSQETSAPSAISQKAGEAAYRGNLDAVLEMRASFKKRRDFIYNKLSEIEGLKCFKPSGAFYVFPDISHYLGTTTDGGTSIETSTDLCLYLIEEQGLAAVPGDAFGEPNGIRLSYASSMEDLTEAIKRLEKGLKSLA, from the coding sequence ATGATTTCCAAGCGTGCCCAAGCCGTTGCCCCCTCGGCAACGCTCAAAATTTCAGCAAAAGCCAAAGAACTCCAGCGACAGGGAGTTTCCATTATCTCTTTAAGTGCCGGAGAACCGGATTTCCCAACTCCCAGACACGTTTGCGATGCCGCTATCAACGCAATTAACGAAGGATTCCATGGCTACACCATGAATACGGGAACCCCGGAACTGCGCGAAAGTATTTCCGATAAGTTACAGCGCGATAACAGCCTTTCCTATGATCCCTCCCAGATTGTATGTACTAACGGAGCCAAACAAGCGCTTGGATTTAGTATGCTGGCTATGCTCGATGAAGGCGACGAAGTTATCATACCCGCTCCATACTGGGTTTCGTATCCGGAAATGGTAAAAGTAGCGGGAGCAACCCCGGTAACCATACGCACTTCGTTCGAAAATAACTATCGAATGAGTGCAGACCAGCTGGAAAAAGCAATTACGGATCAAACCAAAGCGGTAATGCTCTGCTCTCCTTCCAATCCTACCGGCACCTGCTATACAGCCGAGGAACTGGAAACATTAGCTGACGTCCTGCGCAAACACCCGCAGGTTACTATCATATCAGATGAGATCTATGAATACATTGTATTTGAAGAAGATCATGTGGGCATTTTAAATGTAGCGCCCGATCTTAAAGACCGGACCGTGCTCATTAACGGATTTTCCAAGGGATTCGCCATGACTGGATGGCGGCTGGGCTATCTTGCAGCACCACAGGAGTTTGCGGATGCAGTGGCGAAAATACAGAGCCAGGAGACCTCCGCTCCTTCGGCCATCTCTCAAAAAGCCGGAGAGGCAGCTTATCGTGGCAACCTGGATGCCGTACTGGAAATGCGTGCTTCCTTTAAAAAGAGGCGTGATTTCATCTATAACAAACTCTCCGAGATCGAAGGACTAAAGTGTTTTAAACCCTCTGGCGCCTTTTACGTATTCCCTGATATTTCTCACTATCTGGGTACAACTACTGATGGGGGTACCAGCATTGAAACGAGTACGGACCTTTGCCTGTACTTGATTGAAGAGCAGGGACTGGCCGCCGTGCCCGGCGACGCTTTTGGAGAGCCCAATGGTATTCGTTTGAGTTACGCATCGTCAATGGAGGATTTAACCGAAGCAATTAAACGGCTTGAAAAAGGGCTAAAGTCACTTGCCTGA